A single Pseudomonas putida DNA region contains:
- a CDS encoding CSS-motif domain-containing protein, producing the protein MSRFKTAGQGLVELLLTLAISLVPVGTGLMIMFYQQDKKLEENSRISVSEAIYSVDLALDRIHNSASAAMALAGTACESAKAQLIGQLVKAPHLRSLALTAEGRTYCNTLETPYPPDLMISDAQSPFHLVLDPPATPNAVLLTYQLGENSLGVIATSYGILLRNELRAFQTGLTLLLEFGDLYIWTDGDSRDSTRPSQAEFFKEGISNKYGYTVKAGYAEGYSAREARKTLIHLFPSLALIGIITGSITYWGLYRQRNRVRSAASTD; encoded by the coding sequence ATGTCAAGATTCAAAACTGCAGGGCAGGGCTTGGTCGAACTGTTGCTGACATTGGCAATCAGTTTGGTGCCGGTCGGCACCGGGCTGATGATCATGTTTTACCAACAGGACAAGAAGCTTGAAGAAAACTCGCGAATCTCTGTCAGCGAGGCAATCTATTCAGTAGATCTGGCACTGGATCGAATACACAATTCGGCGTCTGCTGCGATGGCATTGGCAGGGACCGCCTGCGAAAGCGCCAAAGCGCAATTAATCGGTCAGCTCGTAAAAGCACCGCACCTGCGCTCGCTGGCGTTGACCGCCGAGGGCCGCACCTATTGCAACACCCTGGAAACGCCATACCCGCCGGATCTCATGATCTCAGATGCGCAATCGCCGTTTCATTTGGTACTGGACCCACCTGCAACACCCAATGCAGTTCTGCTCACTTATCAGCTCGGCGAGAATAGCCTGGGGGTTATTGCCACATCCTATGGGATCTTGCTACGCAATGAGCTGCGTGCGTTTCAAACCGGGCTGACTTTATTGCTTGAATTCGGTGACTTATACATCTGGACCGACGGCGACAGTCGCGACTCGACGCGCCCTTCACAAGCCGAATTTTTCAAAGAGGGTATTTCGAACAAGTACGGTTATACCGTCAAGGCAGGCTATGCAGAGGGGTACTCGGCACGTGAGGCGCGCAAGACGCTGATACACCTCTTCCCTTCCCTGGCGCTGATCGGGATCATTACAGGCTCGATCACTTACTGGGGCTTGTACAGGCAGCGTAACCGTGTTCGTAGCGCCGCCAGCACAGACTGA
- a CDS encoding type 1 glutamine amidotransferase domain-containing protein codes for MSKKILVVLTNTAKYPTLKRATGLWLGEAVHFVDVVQKAGYEVDYVSPVGGYVPIDPHSLQLAPDLDWQWYDDKSFMNRLGTSFSPGKVKASDYCAIYYTGGHGVMFDFPDNQPLQELARKIYESNGIVAAVCHGVVGLLNIKLSDNTLLLKGRQVTGFSNTEEKLAELDKVVPFLTENELVARGGNYSKDDDPWKPFVTSDGRLITGQNPASTSLLAEKVIAALRVQ; via the coding sequence ATGAGCAAGAAAATACTGGTAGTGCTGACCAATACGGCCAAATACCCGACCCTGAAGCGGGCCACCGGTTTGTGGCTGGGTGAAGCGGTACATTTTGTCGACGTCGTGCAAAAAGCCGGATATGAAGTCGATTACGTGAGCCCTGTGGGCGGCTATGTGCCCATCGACCCGCATAGCCTGCAATTGGCCCCGGATCTGGACTGGCAATGGTACGACGACAAATCGTTCATGAACCGTCTGGGCACATCGTTCAGCCCTGGCAAGGTCAAGGCAAGTGACTACTGCGCCATTTACTACACAGGTGGCCACGGGGTGATGTTCGACTTCCCGGACAACCAGCCGCTGCAGGAACTGGCGCGCAAAATCTACGAAAGCAACGGCATCGTAGCTGCCGTCTGTCATGGTGTGGTGGGCCTGTTGAACATCAAGCTCAGCGACAACACCCTGTTGCTCAAGGGCCGGCAGGTAACTGGCTTTTCCAATACCGAAGAAAAGCTCGCAGAGCTGGACAAGGTGGTGCCGTTTCTCACCGAAAACGAACTGGTTGCGCGAGGCGGCAACTACAGCAAAGACGACGACCCATGGAAACCCTTCGTGACCTCGGACGGTCGGCTGATCACCGGGCAAAATCCCGCCTCCACAAGCCTACTTGCAGAAAAGGTCATTGCTGCGCTCAGGGTGCAATGA
- the hppD gene encoding 4-hydroxyphenylpyruvate dioxygenase translates to MADIFDNPMGLMGFEFIELASPTPGVLEPVFQILGFTKVATHRSKDVHLYRQGGINLILNNEPKSIASYFAAEHGPSVCGMAFRVRNAHEAYARALELGAQPVEIETGPMELRLPAIKGIGGAPLYLIDRFEEGSSIYDIDFNFIEGVDRNPQGAGLKIIDHLTHNVYRGRMAYWAGFYEKLFNFREIRYFDIKGEYTGLTSKAMTAPDGMIRIPLNEESSKGAGQIEEFLMQFNGEGIQHVAFLTDDLLKTWDALKGFGMRFMTAPPQTYYEMLEERLPGHGEPVDQLQARGILLDGASEPGDKRLLLQIFSETLLGPVFFEFIQRKGDDGFGEGNFKALFESIERDQVRRGVLNAE, encoded by the coding sequence GGTGTTCCAGATCCTCGGCTTCACCAAGGTGGCCACTCACCGCTCCAAGGACGTGCACCTGTATCGCCAGGGCGGCATCAACCTGATTCTCAACAACGAACCCAAGAGCATCGCCTCCTACTTTGCTGCCGAGCATGGGCCGTCGGTGTGCGGCATGGCGTTCCGCGTGCGCAACGCCCATGAAGCTTATGCCCGGGCCTTGGAACTGGGTGCTCAACCGGTCGAGATCGAAACCGGCCCGATGGAGTTGCGCCTGCCGGCCATCAAAGGTATCGGTGGGGCACCGCTCTACCTGATCGACCGTTTCGAAGAAGGCAGCTCGATCTACGATATCGACTTCAATTTCATCGAAGGCGTCGATCGCAACCCGCAGGGGGCAGGCCTGAAGATCATCGATCACCTGACCCACAACGTCTATCGCGGGCGCATGGCTTACTGGGCCGGTTTCTACGAGAAGCTGTTCAACTTCCGCGAGATTCGCTACTTCGACATCAAAGGTGAGTACACCGGCCTGACCTCCAAGGCCATGACCGCGCCTGACGGCATGATCCGCATTCCGCTCAATGAGGAGTCATCCAAAGGCGCCGGGCAGATCGAAGAGTTCCTGATGCAGTTCAATGGCGAGGGCATCCAGCATGTGGCCTTCCTCACCGATGACCTGCTCAAGACCTGGGATGCTCTCAAGGGCTTCGGCATGCGCTTCATGACCGCGCCGCCGCAAACGTATTACGAAATGCTCGAAGAGCGCCTGCCAGGGCATGGCGAGCCGGTCGACCAACTGCAGGCTCGCGGCATCCTGCTGGACGGCGCTTCCGAGCCCGGCGACAAACGCCTGCTGCTGCAGATCTTCTCGGAAACATTGCTCGGCCCGGTGTTCTTCGAGTTCATCCAGCGCAAAGGGGATGACGGTTTTGGTGAAGGCAACTTCAAGGCGCTGTTCGAGTCCATCGAGCGTGATCAGGTGCGCCGTGGTGTGCTCAATGCTGAGTAA